In Hwangdonia lutea, a single window of DNA contains:
- a CDS encoding deoxyhypusine synthase family protein, whose translation MTTKGPISQFIETHYLHFNAAALVDAAKGYEAQLDAGSKMLVSLAGAMSTAELGKSFAEMIRQDKVQIISCTGANLEEDIMNLVAHSHYKRVPNYRDLTPQDEWNLLEKGLNRVTDTCIPEHEAFRRLQKHIYKIWKDAEAKGERYLPHEYMYKMLLSGVLEQYYEIDVKDSWMYAAAKKNLPIVCPGWEDSTMGNIFASYVLKGELQASTMKSGIEYMTFLADWYTENSKNGIGFFQIGGGIAGDFPICVVPMLYQDMERPETPFWSYFCQISDSTTSYGSYSGAVPNEKITWGKLDIDTPKFIIESDATIVAPLIFAYLLGH comes from the coding sequence ATGACTACTAAAGGACCCATTTCTCAATTTATCGAAACCCATTATTTACATTTTAATGCGGCAGCTTTGGTTGATGCCGCAAAGGGTTATGAAGCTCAATTAGATGCTGGCTCAAAAATGTTGGTGTCGCTTGCAGGTGCTATGAGTACTGCAGAACTCGGTAAAAGTTTTGCAGAAATGATTCGTCAAGACAAGGTGCAAATCATTTCTTGTACAGGCGCAAATCTTGAAGAAGACATTATGAATTTGGTGGCACACTCGCATTACAAACGCGTGCCTAACTATCGTGATTTAACACCTCAAGACGAATGGAATTTGTTGGAAAAAGGATTAAATCGTGTAACCGATACCTGTATTCCAGAACACGAAGCGTTCCGTCGTTTACAAAAACATATCTATAAAATATGGAAGGATGCCGAGGCGAAAGGCGAACGCTATTTGCCACATGAATACATGTACAAAATGTTGCTGTCTGGTGTTTTAGAGCAATATTACGAGATTGATGTAAAAGATTCATGGATGTACGCTGCCGCGAAAAAAAATCTGCCTATTGTATGTCCAGGATGGGAAGATAGTACCATGGGAAATATTTTTGCAAGCTACGTGCTTAAAGGTGAATTACAAGCCAGCACCATGAAATCCGGGATTGAGTACATGACTTTTTTAGCCGATTGGTACACCGAAAATTCAAAAAATGGTATTGGTTTTTTTCAAATAGGTGGCGGTATTGCGGGCGATTTTCCAATCTGTGTAGTGCCCATGTTATATCAAGATATGGAGCGTCCGGAAACACCGTTTTGGAGTTATTTTTGTCAGATTAGCGACTCTACAACCAGTTATGGTTCGTACTCCGGTGCCGTGCCAAACGAGAAAATTACTTGGGGAAAGCTAGATATTGATACGCCCAAATTCATTATTGAAAGTGATGCCACTATAGTTGCGCCATTAATCTTTGCTTATTTATTAGGACACTAA
- a CDS encoding bifunctional GNAT family N-acetyltransferase/carbon-nitrogen hydrolase family protein, giving the protein MEANKIDNIELKYLTVDDFQELKEATLESYGGVLNSYWKKHHIEDLTSMFPEGQVVIKIDGDIAGCALSLIVDYNSIDDEHTYEDIIGGKSFKNHDPNGDVLYGIDVFIKPQYRGLRLGRRLYDYRKELCETLNLKGIVFGGRMPNFHKHKTLTPKEYIEKVKRKEIHDPVLNFQISNDFHPVRILKGYLEGDTASNEYAVLMEWDNIYYTKPNKKAGTVKSIVRLGLIQWQMRPYKGLDDLMQQVTYFIDSVAAYKSDFAVFPEFFNAPLMAEFNHMKEPDAIRELAKFTETIVDKLKQLSISYNINIISGSMPEVVNDKLYNVGYLCRRDGSTERYEKLHVTPDEAKVWGMQKGNKLQTFQTDAGKIGILICYDSEFPELSRLLADEGMDILFIPFLTDTQNGYFRVRLCAQARAIENECYVAISGSVGNLPNVNNMDIQYAQSAVFTPCDFSFPSSGIKAEATTNTEMILVADVDLSLLKELHSFGAVKNLKDRRKDFYDVIRIK; this is encoded by the coding sequence ATGGAGGCAAATAAAATTGATAATATAGAACTAAAGTACCTCACGGTTGATGACTTTCAAGAGCTAAAGGAAGCCACCTTGGAATCGTATGGAGGCGTGCTCAATTCGTATTGGAAAAAGCATCATATTGAAGATTTAACGTCCATGTTTCCCGAAGGTCAAGTCGTTATTAAAATAGATGGCGATATAGCGGGTTGTGCCTTATCGCTTATTGTAGATTACAACAGTATTGACGATGAGCATACTTATGAAGACATCATTGGTGGAAAATCATTCAAAAACCACGACCCAAATGGTGATGTGCTTTATGGAATAGATGTGTTTATTAAACCACAATATCGAGGTTTGCGCTTAGGGCGACGGCTGTACGATTACAGAAAGGAACTTTGCGAAACACTAAATTTAAAAGGCATTGTTTTTGGCGGAAGAATGCCTAATTTTCATAAGCATAAAACCTTAACACCAAAGGAATATATAGAAAAGGTAAAGCGTAAAGAAATTCACGACCCGGTTTTAAATTTTCAGATTTCCAACGATTTTCACCCCGTTCGTATTTTAAAAGGCTATTTGGAAGGCGATACCGCATCCAACGAATATGCCGTTTTAATGGAGTGGGACAATATCTATTATACCAAACCAAATAAAAAGGCGGGTACCGTTAAATCCATTGTTAGGTTGGGTCTTATCCAGTGGCAAATGCGACCGTACAAAGGTTTGGATGATTTAATGCAGCAAGTAACTTATTTTATTGATAGCGTTGCAGCATATAAATCAGATTTTGCGGTGTTTCCAGAGTTTTTTAATGCCCCGTTAATGGCGGAGTTCAATCACATGAAAGAACCGGATGCCATTAGGGAATTAGCAAAATTTACCGAAACGATAGTTGATAAATTAAAGCAATTGTCTATTTCATATAACATCAATATTATTTCTGGAAGTATGCCAGAAGTTGTAAACGATAAGCTATATAATGTGGGCTATTTATGCCGAAGAGACGGCAGTACGGAGCGATACGAAAAACTACATGTTACCCCAGACGAAGCAAAGGTTTGGGGCATGCAAAAGGGGAATAAACTGCAAACCTTTCAAACAGATGCCGGTAAAATAGGCATCTTAATTTGTTACGATTCAGAGTTTCCAGAATTATCGCGTTTGTTGGCCGATGAAGGCATGGATATTTTATTCATTCCGTTTTTAACCGATACCCAAAACGGCTATTTCCGTGTGCGTTTATGTGCGCAAGCACGTGCTATTGAAAACGAATGTTATGTGGCTATTTCCGGAAGTGTTGGTAATTTACCAAACGTGAATAATATGGACATTCAATATGCGCAATCTGCCGTATTTACGCCTTGCGATTTTTCGTTTCCCAGCAGTGGAATTAAAGCTGAAGCCACTACAAATACAGAAATGATTTTGGTAGCCGATGTCGATTTAAGCTTGTTAAAAGAACTACATTCCTTTGGAGCGGTAAAAAACTTAAAGGATAGAAGAAAAGATTTCTACGATGTTATTAGAATTAAATAA
- a CDS encoding mannosyltransferase, with translation MFFNTAFFKLYKTPLLLAFASLLLYTSFAYDLVRTDYIKLVMLYVALFFLFYKLVQLLKGNIKFLTWLAFGFRAVFILAIPNLSQDFYRFIWDGRLLLEGFNPYLFTVESFIGNNEFPVAQAQELYNGMGALNAGHYTNYPPINQLCFVIAGLFSGESILGSVIVMRVLIIAADFGTLYFGKKLLEKLKIPTYHIFWYILNPFIIIELTGNLHFEGVMIFFLIWSLYLLHIGKWQWAAVVLGLSVSVKLIPLIFLPLFWQWFTKHNVISTAQIDEKSHSKNDEILKQVQHDEKKTPAFTGITKLNSFYVITSTTVILSFLPFYSSEFTTNYTETVALWFNNFEFNASLYYIARAIGYTFRGYNEIAVIGKITPIIVILLVLIFTFFRKNKTTIQLITAMLLVLSFYYFTATTVHPWYIATLLILSVFTKFKFPLVWSFVIILSYLAYLNVDKSDKSENLWIIALEYIIVYSVFIWEVFLKEKKRRFKRNLPFNG, from the coding sequence ATGTTTTTTAATACCGCTTTTTTTAAACTTTACAAAACACCATTACTTCTTGCGTTTGCAAGTCTGTTATTATATACGTCTTTTGCCTATGATTTGGTTCGTACCGATTACATAAAACTTGTAATGCTGTATGTAGCACTGTTCTTTTTATTTTACAAATTGGTTCAGCTTTTAAAAGGAAATATAAAGTTTTTAACGTGGTTAGCTTTTGGTTTTAGAGCTGTATTTATTTTGGCTATTCCCAATTTATCGCAAGATTTTTATCGTTTTATTTGGGACGGCAGATTGTTATTGGAAGGTTTTAATCCGTATTTATTTACGGTAGAATCTTTTATTGGCAACAACGAATTTCCTGTGGCACAAGCCCAAGAACTGTACAATGGCATGGGCGCGTTAAACGCAGGGCACTACACCAATTACCCGCCTATTAATCAACTCTGTTTTGTTATTGCGGGGTTATTTTCTGGGGAAAGTATTTTAGGTTCGGTAATTGTGATGCGAGTTTTGATTATTGCTGCCGATTTTGGAACATTATATTTCGGAAAAAAACTGCTCGAAAAATTAAAAATACCCACATATCATATTTTTTGGTATATCCTCAATCCGTTTATTATTATCGAATTAACTGGCAATCTTCATTTTGAAGGGGTGATGATTTTCTTTTTAATATGGAGTTTATATTTATTGCACATTGGTAAATGGCAATGGGCAGCCGTTGTTTTGGGCTTATCGGTATCGGTTAAATTGATTCCGCTTATATTTCTGCCTTTGTTTTGGCAATGGTTTACAAAACACAATGTCATTTCGACAGCACAAATCGATGAGAAATCTCATAGTAAAAATGATGAGATACTGAAACAAGTTCAGCATGACGAAAAGAAGACTCCTGCTTTCACAGGAATAACAAAATTGAATTCATTTTATGTTATCACAAGTACAACAGTAATCCTTTCATTCCTCCCTTTTTATTCTTCGGAATTTACAACAAATTACACTGAAACGGTAGCGCTATGGTTTAATAATTTTGAGTTTAATGCGAGTCTGTATTACATCGCTAGGGCCATTGGATACACGTTTAGAGGTTATAACGAAATTGCTGTTATTGGAAAAATAACGCCCATTATAGTTATTCTATTAGTTTTAATATTTACTTTTTTTAGAAAAAACAAAACCACAATTCAATTAATAACGGCTATGTTATTGGTGTTGTCGTTTTATTATTTTACGGCCACAACGGTGCATCCGTGGTACATTGCAACGCTTTTAATACTATCGGTTTTCACCAAATTTAAATTTCCTTTGGTGTGGAGTTTTGTAATTATACTCAGTTATTTAGCGTATTTAAACGTTGATAAATCCGATAAATCTGAAAACTTGTGGATTATCGCTTTAGAATACATCATCGTTTACAGCGTTTTTATTTGGGAAGTATTTTTAAAGGAAAAAAAAAGGAGATTTAAGAGAAATCTCCCTTTCAATGGATAA
- a CDS encoding arginine decarboxylase: protein MNTKYIDLINQTFDFPQDEFKLEGNKLNFHDVNLMQLVEQYGAPLKFTYLPQISNNINRAKQWFAEAIERHEYKGKYNYCYCTKSSHFKHVLHEALKNDIHIETSSAFDIDIVENLKEEGKINNETFIISNGFKRAQYITNIARLINGGHKNCIPIIDNYEEINLLSQEINGKFHVGIRIASEEEPKFEFYTSRLGIGYKNIVPFYKNQIQNSDKVELKMLHFFINTGIRDNAYYWNELLKCLKVYTNLKKICPSLDSLNIGGGFPIKNSLAFDFDYAYLVDEIVNQIKVTCEEEGVDVPNIFTEFGSFTVGESGGAIYEILYQKQQNDREKWNMINSSFITTLPDTWAINKRFIMLPINRWNDSYERVLLGGLTCDSDDYYNSEQHMNAIYLPKYNKEKPLYIGFFNTGAYQETIGGFGGLQHCLIPTPKHILISKDADGNITTELFAEQQKSEDLLKILGYHKKPETNTTQTIKNTEADLQLADL from the coding sequence CTCAAGACGAATTTAAACTTGAAGGAAACAAACTAAATTTCCATGATGTTAACCTCATGCAGCTCGTCGAGCAATACGGCGCCCCATTAAAATTCACCTATTTACCGCAAATATCCAACAATATTAATCGCGCTAAACAATGGTTTGCAGAGGCTATTGAAAGACACGAATATAAAGGTAAATACAACTATTGCTATTGTACAAAAAGCTCGCATTTTAAGCATGTGTTGCACGAGGCTTTAAAAAACGATATTCATATTGAAACCTCTTCGGCGTTTGATATTGATATTGTTGAAAACCTTAAAGAAGAAGGTAAAATAAACAATGAAACCTTTATTATTAGCAATGGGTTTAAACGTGCGCAATACATAACCAATATCGCAAGATTAATTAACGGCGGACATAAAAACTGCATCCCGATTATTGATAATTACGAAGAAATCAATTTGCTTTCGCAAGAGATAAACGGTAAGTTTCATGTGGGTATTCGTATCGCTTCAGAGGAAGAACCAAAGTTCGAATTCTATACCTCGCGCTTAGGTATTGGGTATAAAAATATTGTGCCTTTTTACAAAAATCAAATTCAGAACAGTGATAAAGTAGAACTTAAAATGCTCCATTTTTTTATAAACACGGGCATTCGCGATAATGCTTATTATTGGAATGAGCTTTTAAAATGTTTAAAGGTTTATACGAATTTAAAAAAGATTTGCCCCAGTTTAGATAGCTTGAATATTGGCGGCGGGTTTCCTATAAAAAACTCGTTGGCATTCGATTTTGATTACGCGTATCTGGTGGACGAAATTGTAAATCAAATTAAAGTAACCTGTGAAGAAGAAGGTGTAGATGTGCCAAATATATTTACCGAATTTGGCAGTTTTACCGTGGGCGAAAGCGGCGGGGCGATTTATGAAATTCTGTACCAAAAACAACAAAACGATCGCGAAAAATGGAATATGATTAATTCCTCGTTCATTACAACGCTTCCAGATACTTGGGCTATTAATAAACGCTTTATTATGTTGCCAATAAACCGATGGAATGATAGTTACGAGCGCGTTTTATTGGGTGGTTTAACCTGCGATAGCGACGATTATTACAATAGCGAGCAACACATGAATGCTATTTATTTACCAAAATACAACAAGGAAAAACCTTTATATATTGGCTTTTTTAATACAGGAGCCTATCAAGAAACCATTGGCGGATTTGGTGGTTTGCAGCATTGTTTAATTCCTACGCCAAAGCATATTTTAATCAGTAAAGATGCGGATGGAAATATAACTACAGAACTGTTTGCTGAACAGCAAAAAAGTGAAGACTTACTTAAAATTTTAGGGTACCATAAAAAACCTGAAACAAACACAACACAAACCATAAAAAACACAGAAGCTGATTTACAATTAGCAGATTTATAA
- the speB gene encoding agmatinase, which produces MKTKTYAGIPEEFAKLESAKIVLIPVPYDGTSTWQKGADKGPEAFLNASENMELYDIETDTEVYKQGVFLTEAVTESSSPETMVDAVHQIVKKYIKKNKFVTVFGGEHSVSIGSIRAFNEMYPSLTVLHIDAHADLRKSYEGSTCNHACAVYEASQNTNLIQVGIRSMDAIEKTVMDTDKTYFAHDMAVDDSWMEAAIDQMTDNVFITFDLDAFDPSILPSTGTPEPGGLLWYETLEFLKQVFEEKNVVGFDIVELCPNEKDKSSDFLAAKLYYKMLSYKFQNEEADEAYDNTFDNNQANKNNLKYNNNDDY; this is translated from the coding sequence ATGAAAACAAAAACTTACGCTGGAATTCCTGAGGAATTCGCAAAATTAGAAAGCGCAAAAATCGTATTGATACCGGTGCCTTATGATGGCACGAGCACATGGCAAAAAGGAGCAGATAAAGGGCCTGAGGCTTTTTTAAATGCTTCGGAAAACATGGAGCTTTACGATATTGAAACCGATACCGAAGTGTATAAACAAGGTGTGTTTTTAACCGAAGCCGTAACAGAAAGCAGTTCGCCCGAAACTATGGTTGACGCGGTGCATCAAATCGTAAAAAAGTATATTAAAAAGAACAAGTTTGTAACCGTTTTTGGTGGGGAACATTCCGTTTCAATTGGCTCTATTCGCGCGTTCAATGAGATGTATCCGAGCTTAACCGTATTGCATATCGATGCGCATGCCGATTTACGCAAATCGTACGAAGGCTCTACATGCAATCACGCTTGTGCCGTGTACGAGGCGAGCCAAAACACCAACCTTATTCAAGTGGGTATTCGTTCTATGGACGCTATTGAAAAAACCGTGATGGACACAGATAAAACATATTTTGCGCACGACATGGCGGTTGATGATTCGTGGATGGAAGCAGCAATCGATCAAATGACGGATAACGTTTTTATTACTTTCGATTTAGATGCTTTTGATCCTTCCATCCTACCAAGTACGGGCACACCAGAACCTGGTGGTTTGTTATGGTACGAAACACTCGAATTTTTAAAGCAAGTTTTCGAAGAAAAAAACGTAGTAGGGTTTGATATAGTTGAATTATGTCCGAATGAAAAAGATAAATCTTCAGATTTTTTAGCGGCAAAATTATACTATAAAATGCTGAGTTATAAATTTCAAAATGAAGAAGCCGATGAGGCATACGACAATACTTTTGATAACAACCAAGCAAATAAAAACAATTTAAAATACAACAATAACGATGACTACTAA